From a single Cyclobacterium marinum DSM 745 genomic region:
- the ftsH gene encoding ATP-dependent zinc metalloprotease FtsH, with the protein MSNNKSKKFVPKPPQKPNFQLWLIITAVIVLIGVTWFNQNTATVEITMKRFEDMVLSNDVKKVTVIFNQNYVEVTLKEEALENQRYKDELESQNRFSNPTGPHYKIKIASVDNFIENYSQLEEKLPEEQRIGYSAKEEESWGNWISSFGFLILIFFLFWMMMRRMSGPSGPGGQIFNVGKSKAQLFDAENKVKITFDNVAGLDEAKEEVEEIVEFLKTPAKFTKLGGKIPKGALLIGPPGTGKTLLAKAVAGEAGVPFFTLSGSDFVEMFVGVGAARVRDLFKQAKEKAPCIIFIDEIDAIGRSRGKGQMPGSNDERENTLNSLLVEMDGFGTDSGVIVLAATNRPDVLDSALLRAGRFDRQISIDKPDIVGREAIFKVHLEPIKTADDIEPKKLAAQTPGFAGAEIANVCNEAALIAARRNKNAVDMQDFQDAVDRVIGGLEKKNKIISPEEKKIVAYHEAGHAVAGWFLEHADPLVKVSIVPRGIAALGYAQYLPKEQFLYQTEQLIDEMCMALGGRAAEEIIFGKISTGALSDLERITKMAYSIVSVYGMNDKIGNVSFYDSKGGEYKFDKPYSDNTAQTIDEEVRKLIEFAYSRTLDLLRERKKELLIIAKELLEKEILFQADLEELIGKRPFDKETTYEKFTKLKSEDKAIEAPKNDATDTDDKKEDVVENKD; encoded by the coding sequence ATGAGTAATAATAAATCTAAAAAATTTGTTCCAAAACCTCCCCAAAAACCAAATTTCCAACTTTGGTTGATCATAACTGCAGTCATCGTCCTTATTGGCGTTACGTGGTTTAATCAAAACACAGCCACTGTTGAAATTACAATGAAGCGTTTTGAGGACATGGTTTTAAGCAATGACGTTAAAAAAGTAACTGTCATATTCAATCAAAACTATGTAGAAGTCACCTTAAAAGAGGAGGCACTCGAAAACCAAAGGTATAAAGATGAATTGGAGAGTCAGAACAGGTTTTCTAATCCCACGGGACCACATTATAAAATTAAGATAGCTTCCGTTGACAATTTTATCGAAAATTATTCCCAACTGGAAGAAAAATTACCCGAAGAGCAACGCATTGGCTATTCAGCCAAAGAGGAAGAGAGCTGGGGCAATTGGATTTCAAGCTTTGGCTTTTTGATTTTAATTTTCTTTCTATTCTGGATGATGATGCGGAGGATGTCCGGCCCAAGTGGACCGGGAGGACAAATCTTCAATGTAGGTAAATCCAAGGCTCAGTTATTTGATGCTGAAAACAAAGTTAAAATCACTTTTGACAATGTGGCAGGTTTGGACGAAGCCAAAGAAGAAGTAGAAGAAATCGTAGAATTCCTTAAAACTCCTGCCAAGTTTACCAAACTAGGTGGTAAAATTCCTAAAGGTGCTTTACTTATAGGCCCTCCAGGTACTGGTAAAACCTTATTGGCCAAAGCCGTAGCAGGAGAAGCAGGTGTACCATTCTTCACACTTTCCGGATCAGATTTCGTGGAAATGTTCGTAGGTGTAGGTGCGGCAAGGGTTCGTGACCTTTTCAAACAAGCCAAAGAGAAAGCGCCATGTATCATATTTATTGATGAAATTGATGCCATAGGTAGATCAAGAGGCAAAGGGCAGATGCCCGGCTCCAATGATGAAAGAGAAAACACCCTTAACTCCCTATTGGTAGAAATGGATGGATTTGGCACAGATTCAGGCGTAATTGTTCTTGCAGCCACCAACCGTCCGGACGTACTTGACAGTGCACTCCTAAGAGCTGGTCGTTTTGATCGCCAAATTAGCATAGACAAACCGGATATTGTTGGTAGAGAAGCCATCTTTAAGGTACACTTAGAGCCAATCAAAACCGCTGATGATATAGAGCCCAAAAAATTAGCTGCCCAAACCCCCGGATTTGCCGGAGCAGAAATTGCCAATGTTTGTAACGAAGCAGCATTAATTGCAGCGAGAAGAAACAAAAATGCAGTGGATATGCAAGATTTCCAAGATGCTGTGGACAGGGTTATTGGTGGTTTGGAAAAGAAAAATAAAATTATCTCTCCTGAGGAGAAAAAGATCGTTGCCTACCATGAGGCAGGACATGCTGTTGCAGGTTGGTTTTTGGAACATGCAGATCCATTGGTTAAAGTAAGTATCGTCCCTCGAGGGATTGCTGCATTAGGCTATGCTCAATATCTTCCGAAGGAACAATTCCTTTACCAAACCGAACAACTTATCGACGAGATGTGTATGGCTTTGGGAGGCAGAGCTGCTGAAGAAATCATTTTTGGTAAAATCTCTACGGGAGCATTAAGTGACTTGGAAAGAATAACCAAAATGGCCTATTCCATTGTCTCTGTGTATGGAATGAATGATAAAATCGGTAATGTTTCTTTCTACGATAGCAAAGGCGGCGAATACAAGTTTGACAAACCTTATTCTGACAATACAGCACAAACCATTGACGAAGAGGTTCGCAAACTAATCGAATTTGCTTATTCCAGAACCCTTGACCTATTAAGAGAAAGGAAAAAAGAATTGCTAATCATTGCCAAAGAATTACTTGAAAAGGAGATACTGTTTCAAGCAGATTTGGAGGAACTTATTGGCAAAAGACCTTTTGACAAGGAAACTACCTACGAGAAATTTACCAAACTAAAATCGGAAGATAAAGCTATCGAGGCACCCAAAAACGATGCTACAGATACTGACGATAAAAAAGAAGATGTCGTAGAAAATAAAGACTAA
- a CDS encoding FKBP-type peptidyl-prolyl cis-trans isomerase: MSVATKGNTVKVHYTGKLKDGTIFDSSKDREPLEFVVGDGKMIKGFDVAVEGMKVGDDKSVTIPTDEAYGQKREDMMLDVPIDQVPAEIKPEVGMDLSIQNQQGQPTPVKVVHVDETKITLDANHPLAGEDLVFDIQLVEVI; this comes from the coding sequence ATGTCTGTAGCAACTAAAGGAAATACCGTAAAGGTACACTACACAGGAAAACTTAAAGACGGAACAATATTCGATTCTTCTAAAGACCGAGAGCCTCTCGAGTTCGTTGTAGGAGATGGTAAAATGATAAAGGGATTTGACGTGGCTGTAGAAGGCATGAAGGTAGGAGACGACAAAAGCGTAACCATTCCAACTGACGAAGCTTATGGTCAGAAAAGGGAAGACATGATGTTAGACGTGCCGATAGATCAAGTGCCTGCAGAAATTAAGCCTGAGGTTGGTATGGACTTATCCATCCAAAACCAACAAGGACAGCCCACTCCGGTTAAAGTGGTACACGTAGATGAAACTAAAATCACTCTTGATGCCAACCATCCTCTTGCAGGTGAAGATTTGGTATTTGATATCCAACTTGTTGAAGTAATTTAA
- a CDS encoding biotin--[acetyl-CoA-carboxylase] ligase, which produces MHKILANTVFLGKEIINLTDCHSTNEVALSMVRSGLIHEGAVVIAYNQTKGKGQRGSQWESSPGLNLTFSMVLFPTFLSINDQFILNMAIAIGVKQGLNRYAKDLTVKWPNDFYYHGKKLGGMLLENRIKGQYLDHSIIGLGINVNQTDFKTRGAISLKDITGTELDLNEVLSEILRHVEIWYRHLQTKSFKSIKETYQNMLYLFDKWATYDDGEIFSGKITGVGNFGHLEMSKQNGEQIRYELKQIRLIRND; this is translated from the coding sequence ATGCATAAAATCCTTGCCAATACTGTTTTTTTAGGAAAAGAAATTATAAACCTGACAGACTGTCACTCTACCAACGAGGTTGCGCTTTCTATGGTTCGATCAGGGCTCATTCATGAAGGGGCTGTTGTCATTGCATACAATCAAACCAAGGGTAAAGGGCAAAGAGGGAGCCAGTGGGAATCATCACCCGGGCTTAACTTGACTTTTTCTATGGTTTTATTTCCTACCTTTTTATCCATCAACGATCAATTTATTTTGAATATGGCCATTGCTATCGGCGTTAAACAAGGCCTTAATCGCTATGCGAAAGACCTGACAGTGAAGTGGCCGAATGATTTTTATTACCACGGCAAAAAACTAGGAGGGATGTTGCTGGAAAATCGTATAAAAGGACAATACTTGGATCATTCCATCATTGGCTTGGGTATCAATGTCAATCAAACTGATTTTAAAACCAGGGGAGCCATATCATTGAAAGACATTACAGGAACTGAACTGGATTTGAACGAAGTCCTGAGCGAAATTTTAAGGCATGTTGAAATATGGTACCGCCATTTACAAACCAAATCATTTAAATCCATCAAAGAAACCTATCAAAACATGCTTTATCTGTTTGATAAGTGGGCCACATATGATGATGGTGAGATTTTTTCAGGTAAAATTACCGGAGTAGGAAATTTTGGCCATTTGGAAATGAGTAAACAAAATGGAGAACAAATTCGTTATGAGCTTAAACAAATTAGACTAATTAGAAATGACTAA
- the rsfS gene encoding ribosome silencing factor: MTAEELCKVIVKGMEDKKASNIVLMDLRDIFSTMTDFFVICSATSDTQVDGISNAIEEEVYKTNKERPWMSEGKNTRQWVLLDYANVVVHIFLKDTREFYQLEELWGDAKITKIESQ, from the coding sequence ATGACGGCAGAAGAGCTGTGCAAAGTTATTGTAAAAGGAATGGAAGATAAAAAAGCTTCTAACATCGTATTGATGGACTTGAGAGATATCTTTAGCACGATGACTGATTTTTTTGTGATTTGTTCAGCCACATCCGACACACAGGTAGATGGTATTTCCAACGCAATCGAAGAAGAAGTTTATAAAACGAATAAAGAAAGACCTTGGATGAGTGAAGGAAAAAACACGCGTCAATGGGTCCTACTGGACTATGCAAATGTTGTCGTTCATATTTTCTTAAAAGATACGCGAGAGTTTTACCAATTAGAAGAACTTTGGGGGGATGCTAAGATCACCAAAATTGAATCTCAATAA
- a CDS encoding Crp/Fnr family transcriptional regulator: MTKENLNSYLTFFSDSKLLAALGNEGRIIEVKSGEAIIEPGQFIKMVPILLSGSIKVLRLDEEGRELLLYYIDPGETCALSLTCCSSYKPSEIRAVAEEDCVILSVPVDKHEKWTEEFKQWKDYVTDSYRIKFQELLKTLDAVAFKRMDERLMRYLVTKMKQLKTNELSTTHQEIANELGTSREVISRLLKQLEKKKWIELGRNVIYIRDDFEELISQMN; the protein is encoded by the coding sequence ATAACAAAAGAAAACTTAAACAGTTATTTGACATTTTTTTCTGATTCTAAACTATTAGCTGCTTTGGGTAATGAAGGTAGAATCATTGAAGTAAAAAGCGGGGAGGCGATAATAGAACCCGGCCAATTCATTAAAATGGTTCCTATTTTGCTAAGTGGAAGCATTAAAGTTTTGCGCTTAGATGAAGAAGGAAGAGAGCTCTTATTGTACTACATAGACCCGGGAGAAACCTGTGCTTTATCCTTAACTTGTTGTTCATCTTATAAACCAAGTGAGATTAGGGCTGTGGCTGAGGAAGATTGCGTGATTCTGAGTGTTCCTGTGGATAAGCACGAAAAATGGACAGAGGAGTTCAAACAATGGAAGGATTATGTGACAGATTCGTACCGAATAAAATTTCAAGAATTGCTGAAAACACTTGATGCTGTTGCATTTAAACGCATGGACGAAAGATTGATGCGGTATTTGGTTACAAAAATGAAGCAGTTGAAAACCAATGAACTTTCCACCACCCATCAGGAAATCGCCAATGAATTGGGCACTTCTAGAGAGGTGATTTCAAGGTTACTCAAACAATTAGAGAAAAAAAAGTGGATCGAATTAGGTAGGAATGTGATTTATATAAGAGATGATTTTGAGGAATTGATTAGTCAGATGAACTGA
- a CDS encoding DoxX family membrane protein, whose amino-acid sequence MKSVSYLMVRLGIGISMLGHGLVRIPKLNAFSEGMINNFQSAPLPDFLLIPFSFALPFIEFLLGLLLIIGWQTKRAAIVGGFLMLALIAGTSLIENWSALPSQMIHLLFFILVYEFNQANAFALDSKKD is encoded by the coding sequence ATGAAATCAGTATCATATTTAATGGTTAGATTAGGCATTGGCATAAGTATGCTGGGCCATGGTTTGGTAAGGATTCCAAAACTTAATGCTTTTAGCGAGGGGATGATCAATAATTTTCAGAGCGCTCCACTTCCGGACTTTTTACTTATCCCTTTTAGTTTTGCACTTCCATTTATAGAGTTCTTATTGGGTTTACTTCTAATCATAGGCTGGCAAACCAAACGCGCAGCTATTGTAGGTGGTTTTTTAATGCTGGCATTAATTGCAGGAACATCTTTAATTGAAAACTGGTCTGCTTTGCCTTCTCAGATGATTCATTTGCTGTTTTTTATTTTGGTTTATGAATTTAATCAAGCCAATGCATTTGCCTTAGATAGTAAAAAGGATTAA
- the ahcY gene encoding adenosylhomocysteinase translates to MSATKSQEYVQYKVKDISLADYGRKEIRLAESEMPGLMSLREEFGESQPLKGARIAGCLHMTIQTAVLIETLVALGAEVTWSSCNIFSTQDHAAAAVAAAGVSVYAWKGLSEKDFDWCIEQTLFFGEEKKPLNMILDDGGDLTNMVLDKYPELVANIKGLSEETTTGVHRLYERMKNGTLPIPAINVNDSVTKSKFDNKYGCKESLVDAIRRATDVMMAGKVAAVAGYGDVGKGSAASLRGAGARVIVSEVDPICALQAAMDGFEVKKMIDAVKEADIVVTATGNKDIITEAHFRSLKDKAIVCNIGHFDNEIDMAWLNGAYGDTKDEIKPQVDLYNVDGNDIIILAEGRLVNLGCATGHPSFVMSNSFANQTLAQLELWNNTDQYKPGVYMLPKHLDEKVAELHLKKLGVELDQLSEDQAEYIGVAPQGPFKPDYYRY, encoded by the coding sequence ATGTCAGCAACGAAATCACAGGAATACGTTCAATACAAAGTAAAGGATATTTCTCTTGCCGATTACGGTCGAAAAGAAATTAGACTTGCCGAAAGTGAAATGCCCGGACTAATGTCCTTAAGAGAAGAATTTGGGGAATCCCAGCCTTTGAAAGGGGCAAGAATTGCGGGTTGTCTTCACATGACAATTCAAACTGCAGTATTGATCGAAACTTTGGTCGCTTTGGGTGCTGAGGTTACTTGGTCTTCTTGTAATATTTTTTCTACTCAAGATCATGCCGCAGCAGCTGTGGCCGCAGCAGGTGTGAGTGTCTATGCATGGAAAGGGCTTTCCGAAAAAGACTTTGATTGGTGTATTGAACAAACACTTTTCTTTGGTGAAGAAAAAAAGCCTTTGAACATGATTTTGGATGATGGTGGAGATTTGACCAACATGGTATTGGATAAATACCCTGAATTAGTGGCCAATATTAAAGGACTTTCGGAAGAAACCACCACAGGAGTACATAGGCTTTACGAAAGGATGAAGAATGGCACATTGCCAATTCCTGCAATCAATGTAAACGATTCTGTTACCAAGTCTAAGTTTGACAACAAGTATGGTTGTAAAGAGTCATTGGTGGATGCCATAAGACGGGCCACCGATGTAATGATGGCCGGAAAAGTAGCCGCTGTGGCAGGTTATGGAGATGTTGGGAAAGGATCAGCTGCTTCTCTTCGTGGAGCAGGTGCTAGAGTGATCGTTTCTGAAGTGGATCCAATTTGCGCTTTACAAGCGGCAATGGATGGTTTCGAAGTTAAGAAAATGATTGATGCAGTTAAAGAAGCTGATATTGTAGTTACAGCTACCGGCAATAAAGACATTATTACTGAAGCGCATTTTAGGTCACTTAAAGACAAAGCCATTGTTTGTAACATTGGCCATTTTGATAATGAAATTGATATGGCCTGGTTGAATGGTGCTTATGGTGATACCAAAGATGAAATCAAGCCTCAAGTGGATCTTTACAATGTTGATGGAAACGACATCATTATTTTGGCTGAAGGTAGACTTGTTAATTTGGGTTGTGCTACCGGCCACCCATCGTTTGTGATGTCCAACTCATTTGCTAATCAAACCTTAGCACAATTAGAATTGTGGAACAATACCGACCAATACAAGCCGGGAGTATATATGTTGCCCAAGCATTTGGATGAAAAGGTTGCTGAATTGCACCTTAAAAAATTAGGCGTTGAACTGGATCAATTGTCTGAAGACCAGGCCGAATATATCGGTGTAGCTCCTCAAGGACCATTTAAGCCTGATTATTACAGGTATTAA
- a CDS encoding T9SS type A sorting domain-containing protein: protein MNVEKYTLKLTIPVLLFLALFQLGKFTAEAQNVSRPFETEISFPKDLNTPTVNFNLQSLGNKKFKLILDEPNTQSTEVKIFDILGNLILQDQLMPDDGLQKNYDFTHLNSKIFVVEVGNAKYNKTKSIYANPHGTIDKQSKLKE from the coding sequence ATGAATGTAGAAAAATATACCTTAAAATTAACAATACCTGTACTCCTTTTTTTAGCTCTTTTCCAATTGGGGAAGTTTACAGCAGAGGCTCAGAACGTTAGCAGGCCCTTTGAAACGGAAATATCATTCCCTAAGGACCTGAACACCCCTACCGTAAATTTTAATTTACAATCATTGGGAAATAAAAAATTCAAGCTTATCCTAGACGAACCCAATACACAGTCAACTGAGGTTAAAATTTTTGACATTTTAGGTAATCTAATTTTGCAAGACCAACTAATGCCTGATGATGGCCTTCAGAAAAATTATGATTTTACCCATCTCAACAGCAAAATCTTTGTTGTGGAAGTTGGCAATGCCAAATACAACAAAACCAAAAGCATTTATGCCAACCCCCATGGCACGATTGATAAACAAAGCAAATTAAAAGAATAA
- a CDS encoding UDP-2,3-diacylglucosamine diphosphatase: MPSSQIATNRNNTMKITLQQSQKVYFVSDFHLGTPDDISSRKREDKIVKWLGEIEADAAAVFFVGDIFDFWFEYEKVIPKGFFRFFAKLTMMRSKGIPMFFFTGNHDLWMKDYFSDELGIPIFHHPQEIEINHKRFLVGHGDGLGPGDRKYKLLKKFFTSNLCKWMFKWLHPDIGIAIAQAWSKNSRLSNELKKEDEFKGKEQEWLFQYSRDIESKIHFDYYIFGHRHLPLNLPINDTSVYYNLGEWVNQCYYGEFDGKGFQLKQYNGYAIKAN, encoded by the coding sequence ATGCCATCATCTCAAATTGCTACGAATAGAAACAATACCATGAAAATCACATTACAGCAATCCCAAAAGGTCTATTTTGTTTCAGATTTTCACTTAGGAACACCGGATGATATAAGCAGTAGGAAAAGAGAAGATAAAATTGTTAAGTGGCTAGGCGAAATTGAAGCGGATGCTGCTGCCGTGTTTTTTGTAGGGGATATTTTCGATTTTTGGTTTGAATACGAAAAAGTTATACCCAAAGGTTTTTTCAGATTTTTCGCCAAGCTAACCATGATGAGAAGTAAGGGGATTCCTATGTTTTTTTTCACCGGAAATCATGATTTATGGATGAAGGATTACTTTTCCGATGAATTGGGAATACCCATTTTTCACCACCCTCAAGAGATTGAAATCAATCATAAACGTTTCCTAGTAGGACATGGTGATGGATTGGGACCGGGAGATAGAAAATACAAGTTGCTCAAAAAGTTCTTTACAAGCAATTTATGCAAATGGATGTTCAAATGGTTACACCCCGATATTGGAATCGCAATAGCTCAAGCTTGGTCCAAAAATAGTAGGCTATCCAATGAGTTAAAAAAGGAAGATGAATTTAAAGGGAAAGAACAAGAATGGCTCTTTCAATACAGCAGGGATATAGAAAGTAAAATACATTTCGATTACTATATATTTGGCCACAGGCATCTGCCATTAAACTTACCTATCAACGACACTTCTGTTTATTATAATTTAGGAGAGTGGGTAAATCAATGTTACTATGGGGAATTTGATGGGAAAGGCTTTCAACTTAAGCAATACAATGGCTATGCAATTAAGGCTAATTAA